The region TCGGTGAGCTTCCATCTCACATATTTTCAGATCGGTCATATTACATCATCGCGGTGACAATATATGTAGGAACGGACACACAGACCAGACCGGCAGGACTAGAACACACACACGGGAACCGGAGAAAGAGAGGCAGAGGAGTTTCAGATCgcgctcccgctcccgccccTCAAGGATCTACATCGGATTGCTTCCCCGAGTGGCTTGAACCATGGGAGTCGTCAGCCTGTAGGGCTCTGACCCTTTTTCATTCCTTGTTGCATTGGTGAGTGAGAGCCGCAGCGGCTCGACGCCGGTCAATCAATCAAGGTTGCCGTTACTTCTCTGTGTGCTGGAGTTCATGTAGGTACTTGGGGTTGTGTTTGTAGCACCATCTGACCCGGTATTTTatggtgtttggtgttggtggacATGATGCGGACGGACGTGTTCGGACGATTTGAAGGGAAGTGATGTTGCGGAgacgggaaggagggaaCAGGATGTTGTATTCCGGCCGTTGGCACCGTCTATCGGTCCACATATCGAAGGCTTCGCGGAAAGAACGATGGCAGTGTAGGCGTAccagatgatgaagaggtcCCGACCATGACCCTCTCTTCGATGACAATGAAGAGACTCCTTAATAAGATTGTCTTTTAACGTATGGATCTCAGGGGATGTGATGAGCTGGGTTATACGCATATATCAATGAAATGAGTCAATCGATGTAATATAGACTACCTGAATTGACACTATTGTTTCATAGGGAAGCCGATAAGAATTCTGGCTTCTAGTGTAGCGATGGGTTCTTGCTGTGAGGTGTacaggggttcaggggtcaaCCCAAAGTGCTAACGGATCCACTGCCACGAAAATCTTCAAAAAGAAATCCAAAAATCAACTCAATGGGTTGTCAAGATTTAAACGATCCGCCCAGGGGTCGAACCTGGAACCTCCTGATTACTTGAATCTTGAAAGAATCGTAGTCAGACGCGCTGCCATTACGCCAGCGGACCTTGTCTCTTGTTGAAGCTTGGTGTCGGAATTGCTCACTATCACAGGGCACACATTGTTTCTCGCCTTCTTGAAAACTTTTTCGATAAACATACCCAAAGAACTGCCCAATATAATGATTGCTATGCTTATGCTATacaaagaaaaagacttGCGGCGTCAGCCTGAATAATGAAGAATCCCCAACCCACTCTCATTCCCACGAAGAGATGCCCCCCTTCCTGTCTTGCACGAAAATCAGATCAATCACTTGTAGCCTTCTCgcccctctccttcctgtTGACAACCGACTTCAAAACTTGCAAATGCTCCTCCGTCACTCTGATCGCCTCCCGGAGCTCTCTCTcagccatcctctcctcccgcaGCTTCTCCTCTACCGTCCTTGGATCCACGGTCCTCTTTCTCGGGGCTGGCATACTACCACCGTTCAGCCGGTCCAGACCAGCTCTCTCCTCAATCCATTCCCACAGCTCACTTTCCTCTCTGCTCCACATTTCCTCGTAAGCCGCAATTCGCTGTGGGTAGTTTGCAAACCCGATGTCGCGGCCATAGGGTACTGGTCCTTGTCGAGTACCAAACCCGAACCAGCTAGCCACCAGCAGACCGACAAGCAACCCGTACACCACATTTCCGGTAAGAATAGGCCTGATGATATCAAACACGGGCCCGAGGAAAGGCCGCACAGGCTCAAGCAGACCCCAGCTCTCCTTTACTGACACCTTGGCAACACTCTCAACGTCGCTGGCTTGGTTAGAGGCCAGCGCGGACTTCGCCTTGCGTCCACGCTTCTTGCCACGTGCCCCTGCGGCAATACCGAGAGTGCTAGACCGTGGCCGAGAAGAAATGGCTGCTCGCAGACTGGCAAAAAGATCTTTGCAGTACTGCGTCTGTCCTTCGTTTGCGCCCTTCTCAATGGGACCTACGCCGATGATGTTAGCAAATCAGCATTGACGACTGGCATCTGAGAAACAACATACCCTTCAGCCAGCTCTTGCCAGACCACTCGATAGTGCAGTTGATCTGAACACGAGTGCCATTGTTCTCACCCCACGTAAGACAATACTTTGTCTTCACCACAAATATGTTGCCACTTGGTACATCGGGATTTTGCGTACTGCAAAGCACGTTGACAGACTTGTCGAGGTCGATGGATTCCAGCTGCTCCGTAACAATACATTTCGTCTGCTTAGGCCCTATCGAGGCGTTAAGAGGTTTGATGTAGGTGAACGTCCGCGACTTGACCTCCCCAGTGAGACCTCGCTTGTCCTCCATCTGGAGATCCAGACATTTTTGGTCCACGGTCAGGAATTTGCCCATCCATGCGGCCGAGCCAGGTCCAAAGAGCAAGTTATAGACTTTGCCCAACGGCGCCGGAATAGTTTCGTCGCCCAGAATCTTCTCAAAATGTGTCCCTTCATCCCCGCACTCTGTCGGGGCGTGACTGATAGGACCTGgaaaatcaccaccacttGTGGGAGCATTGTCGTCGGCCTTCTCCGAGGGCACTGGACCAGATACCTTGCGAGTGGCTGTCTTATCAGGGCCCTCTGAGGTTGCGTCCGCAGGCAAGCTTGCTTCTTGGctatcctcctcttcctcatcctcatcatacacatcgtcatcatcgtcatccccaTCAGCACTCTCGTCATCGGATCCGGATACGCTCTGGCTCCCTGCCACAGAGACGTTCTCCACATCAACCTTTTCGGTACGGTCGCCGCCCGGTTCCTCCAGACGGACGCCATTGAGAGAGCTCTGGAGGTGAGGATGACCAAGCTTCCAGATTTTGATGATCAGATCGTATGTCGTGTCGCGGCTCGCAAAAGAGGCAAAGATATGCTTGGCATGTAGAGTAGAAATCTCCAGGCCGTTCTTGAACACCAGCGCCGTACTCCGCTTTTCGACTGAGACAATCTCGTCAAAGCTCATCACCAGCGTCGTCACCCAGCCCAAGATATTGCTGCTAAAGCAGAGGTGTCCCTCTGAGATGTATAACCGGCCATGAGCGAGAATTTCACGCTGCAGAGCACAGCTGTAGTCCTCAATCAGGTAATCGTCATCGGGCACGCTTTTGAAAAGGTTATGAAAGTCACGGTTGCGCTTCTTAGTAGCGACAGCAAATCCAGTAAGTTTCGGGGTGCTTCCCGCAGCATTGGGGTTAGCCACCGAAGAGTTGGCAGCTGAAATAGCAGCGCCTATGGCGCTCCCAGATGTGTTGTGTGTAGCTATGCTGCTGCCTCGCTTCCTGCGGTGACCAAGAGCACTGCGAATGCTTCCGCTCCGGTGAACCCCTGATCTACCCTCATATACACTCCCTGCTGGTGGCGTGCGATCTCCGTTGGCAGAATACACCGATCTCGGCCGCGAAAGATGCGACTCGTCCACAATTTCCGTCACAGCGGGATGGGGGTCCGGGGCTGAATCTGATCGATTTCGTGGATCAGGATCCGCAAATTTTGAGGCCACAGGACTAGGAACATTGCTCGGTGTCTCGGAAATACCGAGCTGGCTAAGACTGAGATCGCCCATGCCTAGCGTTTTAACGGCTGGCTCCTTGGATTCTGAAGACAAATCAGGAATGGATGAGGATTCAACCTCGACGCCgtcctgctgctgttgttgctgtggtgtgCTGTCGGTTTCCTGAGACGGTGTACCGGCCCTAGACTTCGTCCCGGGAGCTAGATTCGCCGTTGATATAGTGCTACTGAGCGAGTTGGCAGTATTTTGGACTGCTGAGAACATGGACGAAAAGAACGTGGCAGCTGGGTTCGGTGAAACTGGCCCAGCTTCCGGCGTTGGCGTGAGAGGGGCGGATGTTATCGTTGACAGCTTGCTTGGGCCTGCATTTGACCCCGCTCTTCTTCGTTGCGTTATCATATTCCCCACGGGAGACGCATTCGCCGGACGAcgagggctgctgctggtcgCCACGATGACGGGCAGCTGAGGATCGGTTGGTGTGGGAGGGGTATTCACGATCACTGGCGGAGTAGGCTCTCCATGTGGCGGAGTCTGTGGTGTTCGTGGCGGGGCTTTCAGAGGTTCCAACGTCGGACCGCGTGAAAGGGCACGGTTTCGGCCGGTCGAGACTTTGGCTTCAGACTCTGGGTTGGCCGCTGGCGAAGACTCGGGCACAGTCTTCTCGTCACTGGAACTCTTTTCCGAACCCCTTTTCGAGCGGAATACGTCTCTGAGTCGGTTTCCAGATGTAGACCTTTTCGGTGGATCGGAATCGGGATGCAGGAGGTTATGGGTTCGGGACTTTCTCAGCGAAGGGGTAGACTCCAGACTGTCCGAGGAGTCTTGCGGCAAAGTCGAAGATCGGGTCGACAATCCGGAGATTTCAGAAGACAGGACGTCTGAGGTTTGTGACTCTGGCTTGTATTTCTCCTGCACGAGGGGCGAGGATGTAGTTAAGTGCCCGATCTGGGACGGGTGGACTGAGATGGCGGTGGGACGGGTGTCTGGCCTAGCGAGCGAATGTCAAGGGTGTCAGTTGAGGTTATAGGTGAATAACACAAatgaaaacaaaacaatGCGAGAGGAGCGTGTATCCGGAAGAACCGGTAATTATCAACGTGAGTTGGGAGAGGCTGATGACGACGGCCAACGACGAGCAGCAGAAACGCCGCCTGTGGGAGGCACAGGTTGGTTGACGACGAGAGCCAAGAGGTCAGGTAGGTGGTGAGCTGGATGTGGACCGGAGCTCCGCATACGCCAATAGGTGCCCGGGCCCGCTTCCCTAGCAGGCGCTAATACGAAGTAGCTTTCCGTAAAATTATAGGCAGGATTCTCACTGAAGAGCCGCCAAGAGGTCTCGACAAGGCTGGACAAATTGCATGACGAGGCCCTGTTGAAGGGGTAAAAAGGGGCGAAATCAAGACAGAGAGAGACACTCACGATGCTGTGTCAGACTCGAACGAAATCAAATCGGTATTGTCCTCGCTGAGCTGGCTGTCGGTGCGGCGCAGAGAGCTGGTTTCGCCGACAGGGGCATTGGAGTTGTCTGGTCCTCTGTGTGGCGCGACATCAtcgttgctggtgctgctgtaaATGGACGAGGCCTTGTTTCGCCGCCGTTTTGCCGCGATGGCCTTTGGCAATAGCTTTCCCAGTCCGTTTGAGGTGCCGTCCATTTTTATCTGCCAGTGCAGCACCTCACGCAAGCTGGATCGCGGTCTatggttttggaggaggtggacttGCTGCGCGTTGCTAGTGCTATGCGTACTGTGGCGTAGAGAGGCGGGGAATAGAGTTGTAAGAACTTGCTGTTTAGATACGAAGGGGAGGATAATGGTAGCTCTCCCGTTTGCCTATGATGACATCGTCATAAGCCGAGATGCCAAGAAGCAGCCACTTGGATCAATCCAACGCTTTGAACGTCGAGAAGGCGGCTGAGGGTTGGCCTTGTTGAAAATGCTGCAATTTGCACTGGATGACAAGTGTCTTTACTCGGAAGCTTATGATGTTTCAAATCCGAGATTAATTAACTAATCGACGAGGGAGTACGGCCCCTCTTTGTGGAAGCTGTTACGAAGCCTGTCCTGGGGTTGGTTCCATCCCAATACGACAACTTGTGCTGCCCCGGGTCGCTGCGATAAGATAAGCATCCGCGCCAATCCTCCAGCCCTACGTGCCTGTGGACGCCTTTCGCTGGCCGGCTCCTGATGTCCACTGAGCAGATCATCCACCCCGCCAATCCATCATCGTGAATATCTCCATCCGCCGCAGTGTCACCCACTTCCCACACTTGCTCTTTTTCTGATATGCGCCGCGCGCCTCCCCCATGATGGAGTCCGCCGCGCTCACAAAGGTATGCTTGTTCTCGATCTCATGAATAGGCAAACAGACAGTTAGCTATTGACACTGATTACCCAAGGCACACGACCATGCCCGCGCTGCATCCATCGCTACACAAACATCCGACACCACTGTTGCCGTTACGGAACATGCGCAGGCTGCTGGCGAGTTCGCTAACGCGGCTAAGGGGACGACGAGCATCGAGGCTTTGCGCATGCTGAGCTTGTTGGAGCAACACCATAAGCGGCTGTCCGAGTTGCTGAAGTTACCCCTAGGACTCCCCAGCCAGAATAGTATCGACAGCGATATTGCCGAGGCAGATGAGAAAGATTCTACAGATCACGACGATGTCAAAACTGCAACATCTTCCAAGGCTtcagctgctgctcctggATCCGCCCATGCGACAAAGCCCATCCCCACGCTGTCTCATCAACGGTACCCTGGGCGAAATCTGTCATCCTCCATAGCAAACAACTTGGCATCCGCTCGAGGAATTCGATCAAAGTATCCCAGCCAGCCTCTGACACCCAGCGTTTCCAACGACCAGGCTCCTGGAAGTTTGGAAGTGTATCCCCGCAGGGAGGGCTCCACGAGAGGCTCCAAAACCCCGGATTCTCTGGACCACTCACGCAAGCCAGGCTGGGTTCCCCCTGTCATTGCAGAGCATGCATCTCATGAGCCCAACAAGGTCGAACAGAATACCGGCAGTTCGACCCCTAGCGAGGAGGGCTTCTCCAGGTTTTATAGCACATTTGGCACTTTGATCAATCGTCTCTCCGCGCCCCTCGCCTTCGCCGGGCTGCCATTAATCTCGGAGGAGTCATCAGTCACCTCTGATCGGACCAGCCCCGTCCGCCCCCCAgaacccacccctccacgaAAGCGCCAATGGACCGCGCATCCCCAAACGACGACAACCGCTACTACTGAAACTGATCTCAAAAAGATATACTCCCGCGCGGCCCTCCGATCCCTCCCTCGAGACCCGAGCGCTGCCGACTCTTTTTATTTTGTCCCTACGAGCGGGCATACCGTATCTTACGCTAGCATCCTCCATCATGAAACGAAAGAACGTCGTCGTCTTGCAGCCTCCATACACCGCGATCCCAACAGCCtagaggatgacgacgaagacgacttTGTTGACGCACAAGAGATCCAGATACCTCCTCAACTCGGCTCTCGCAGACCACCGTCTCTACTATCATCACACTCAGGCAAATCTCGGGCAACAAACGAAAAAGACCATCTTAAAAATGTTGTCGAGGAGCTCCAACTCGAGAACGCTTCGCTCAAGGACGCCCTGGATAGAGTGAGCAAACGTCTACACGCGTTCGAACTCAACAGCCAGAGTTCCCACCTGGCGTTGGCACAAAGCTTACGGTTGCAAAGACCCGGATCGCCAATGAGTGCTTCGAGCGGTGGTGGGTACGGACATTTGCCCCCAGGTGGGGGTTCAGGAGAGGAAGTGGCtctgaagaagaggaacgCGGAGTTGGAGGAGCAGCTGGCTGAGCTGACAAAGAGGATGGTGGCCAGGGAGAAAGATTATGACAGGCTAGAGCAGACAGTAGAGAAATACAGGGATAGGTGGGAGAAATTGAAAGCTGGGGCCAAGGCCAGGAGGGAGGCGCAAAGTGGTCCTTCGACTGCTGGAGCTGGTACTGCGGGCGATAGAGGAGAGGGGGCGGTAAATGTGTCTAAAAGATGATGGAGCTttttgggatggtggttgaggcAGCATGTTTGTGATATCATTTTCCCTGGAGCGGATATAGCCAATATATGAACTTGTAATGATTCTTCTTGCATAGCGCTGATGTAAACGTTGATTACTGAACATAAAGACGACGAGATCACTTGGAGGAATAGCATTCTTCTTGAACCGTTCTGAAATTTTATGTTGTCTAATCGACAAAAACTTCAGCATCGTTTATGCCAAGACCCTCCATTCCCCTGAATTCTTGGcagggggtggatgttggTTGCCATGCAGCAACGCAAGTCACTCTCGTTGTAGGCTCTTTTCAtttctgttttgttttcttctttcccttcctgTCCTCTTCATCCCTTCCTGATCACCAACCCTAACTcgctttcctcctcttgaaTAAACCTATGTCCCTAAAGCAACTGTTGCCCTTTCCCATCCTGCTTTtcccaacctctcccaaaGGCCAATCGGCCTATGCAGCAACGAATACCACCATTCTCCTGGTCTTATAAATACTTGAAGAGAAACGATAAGAATTGTAGGTTGTATGAAAACATGACAGAATCAAAAGACAGAAGAAGTGAGGGAAAACTTCAGGCTAAAAGGAGATACAGCAAAAGGGTAGCAAAAAAAGACGAAAAATAGGGATGTTGATACTATCTACATATAAATCCTCCACAACACAATTCAATTATCTTCGCTTTCCGTCGTCGTGGCCCTCATCCCATCTAGGTGTCGTAATGCAACTGTCTTTCCCACCGCTGTCTTTCGGTCTCTTCTCACTCCTTTGATGCCctcctcttttccttttcgtTATCTTTTCGCCCCCCTTCAAAAACATCGCATGCATTTCAGTATCCCTCCACCAGCTACCTGATATACCACCCGTCATAAATTCTCCACTTCTGCGCCCAAGAGACGAATTCGAAAATATATGCACAGACACATCCCAACCCGCAAAATGTTTCCCCCTTGTCCACCGCGAGAATCTCCCTGACACCAATCCTATAAGTCCACCCATACCCGCAGCGTATCTACCCAGAGAAGTGGAACTGGGTCGCCTCCAACTGTCCTAGACCATCCCGAGGCGCCACATACCGGCGGCGGTATGTGTTGGTAAAGTCCTGCATCAGAATACGGATCTGTCTCCGGTCGGAATCTGATCCGCTGAGTTTCTCCTTAATCTTGCTGAGAAGGCGGTTGGCTTCCACGGGCGTGACGGTTCCCGCGGGAAGCATTCGGATGGTGCTCTCAACCCACGCAGCTGTCTCCTGAGGAAGGAGCTGGAACATGTGCAGCAAGACGCCGCTACCATCGGCGAAACAGTCGCTGGGGAAGGTGAACATCATGCCCGCCATGGTCTGTTTGATCAGCGCTCCGCCCTGCTCGAGCAGGAGTTGTTTGACAATCTGGCGAAGCTGGGCGCCGGCTGTTCCAAGGGCATCACTGGAAGTGGCTGGGTTTGGCCCACCGTATGTGAGGAGATCGCGGATGTAGTGAAGGGCTGCCGAAACGGgctcctgcttctccagGGACAAAGCCGAAATAGCAGCCTGAAAGATAGGGGTGAAGAGCGGAGAGGGAATAAGTTTGGTGGGATAATAAAGAAGGGCGTCGATGAGCAGGCGGTAAAAGTCCTCAATGACATCTGGGAGATCGATAGGCTTAATATCGCTCATAGTACGGAGAACATTTGTCGCCTGCGCCTCGAAGAAGACATAGATGTCGTTAGTAATGCCATCTTCGACGTGTTCTCTGTCCTCTGAAAACTCCCTCAAGACTGCACTGGTGGCCCAGAGGAAGCACCCCTGCTTCGATGCGGCAAACCCTTCAGCCAACTTGTTGGCCAATGGTCCGAGAAGAGGGGTGATGGCGGTTCTGTAAGAAATCACCATGTTCCGCCAGCACCGGCACACACGCTCGCAAATTGGGATGAACGTGATGAAGTTATCCAGGATGGTTGACAGGATCGGGAACACCTCTTGCCAGTACTTGACCGCAGGATTCTCCTGGTCACTGGGAATATATGGCACCACGTATTGTGCAAAGTTAGTAAGGAGGTTGATGTGATCTGACAACCATGTTAGTGCTAATCCAGACAGGTGTCGCGCAAGGAGAACGTACCAGCAAGATCAACCTTGGATTTCTCGTCCGTTGCTTGGTTGGCCTTGACCATCAGCCGGTTGATCAAGGGGTCGCAGTACAGCTTGAGCAAGCGGTAAATTTCCTCTGGCTTTTGAACACCAAGGACGACAGCGACGCCCTCAGTAACCTCCTCCTTGCTAGGCATAGGAAGCTTGTCAAGGATGCCGTCGTAAAAAGCCTGCAGCTGGATCACCTGCGGGCTGAGCAGGGTCTTACAATCAGTACAAAAGTACTTGAAAGACTGAGCCGCAGCGCGCAGAATCTCCTGCGAGTCAGCTTGAAAGGAAGAGACGATATACTGGAATTGAGACTCGAGAAACTCCGGATGGGCCGCAGTCCATTCGGTATAGCGGCCAAAAACCATGATGGCCGCGAATCGAAGCTTCTCGTTGCTCACGGGGATCTGCACCAAAAGCGGGAAGATTTGGGGAAGGACAGAACTGTCACCATTATCCACCATGCGTCCCATAGCACGCATGGCAAAAAGGGGTGCCTCCAACGATTGCCAGTGGGGAACAGAAGTGGGAGTGGCAAGGCCTCCAAACTTCTCCTGCCACAATTTGATGGCGTCGTAGACCTTGGTAAGGCATGCCGAGACCCCCATCACCTCGCAGGAATCTTTCAGCGTATCTCCCATATGATGGCGGAACTCTCTGAATTTCTCCTCTTGCTCACGATCGCCGTCGAAGAGGTCAACATTGTTGGGGTCGTCCGATGCTGGATACTCGAGCTGTTTCAACAGGATGTCGACCAGCTGGGCAAAGACGTCCACGAGCTGCACCCGAGCCTCCATGTAATGGTCCAAAGTGAGGTACTGCTTGAGCTCGTACCAAAAGTTGAAGGTATAGTGGAGCacgtccttctccttgtctcTGGCGCAACATTCAAGAAGGCAGTCCACAATAGGGCGGAAGTGTTGAGGGTCGCGAGCAACCAGCAAGGCCCAAGACTCACCAGCCTCGGCGAAGACGCGGGTGATCGCCTTGAATCCCTCGGtatcgtcctcgtcgacgAGAGCCTGAATGCGTGGCCTGAGCTCAAGAAGCCtcggaaggaggagggcaatCGTATCGCGATTgtcatccacctccttcgtCTCTCGGCAAATCACAGTAAGGcagtcagcagcagccaaaagCGAGTT is a window of Podospora pseudopauciseta strain CBS 411.78 chromosome 1, whole genome shotgun sequence DNA encoding:
- a CDS encoding hypothetical protein (EggNog:ENOG503NX2X; COG:S), giving the protein MDGTSNGLGKLLPKAIAAKRRRNKASSIYSSTSNDDVAPHRGPDNSNAPVGETSSLRRTDSQLSEDNTDLISFESDTASPDTRPTAISVHPSQIGHLTTSSPLVQEKYKPESQTSDVLSSEISGLSTRSSTLPQDSSDSLESTPSLRKSRTHNLLHPDSDPPKRSTSGNRLRDVFRSKRGSEKSSSDEKTVPESSPAANPESEAKVSTGRNRALSRGPTLEPLKAPPRTPQTPPHGEPTPPVIVNTPPTPTDPQLPVIVATSSSPRRPANASPVGNMITQRRRAGSNAGPSKLSTITSAPLTPTPEAGPVSPNPAATFFSSMFSAVQNTANSLSSTISTANLAPGTKSRAGTPSQETDSTPQQQQQQDGVEVESSSIPDLSSESKEPAVKTLGMGDLSLSQLGISETPSNVPSPVASKFADPDPRNRSDSAPDPHPAVTEIVDESHLSRPRSVYSANGDRTPPAGSVYEGRSGVHRSGSIRSALGHRRKRGSSIATHNTSGSAIGAAISAANSSVANPNAAGSTPKLTGFAVATKKRNRDFHNLFKSVPDDDYLIEDYSCALQREILAHGRLYISEGHLCFSSNILGWVTTLVMSFDEIVSVEKRSTALVFKNGLEISTLHAKHIFASFASRDTTYDLIIKIWKLGHPHLQSSLNGVRLEEPGGDRTEKVDVENVSVAGSQSVSGSDDESADGDDDDDDVYDEDEEEEDSQEASLPADATSEGPDKTATRKVSGPVPSEKADDNAPTSGGDFPGPISHAPTECGDEGTHFEKILGDETIPAPLGKVYNLLFGPGSAAWMGKFLTVDQKCLDLQMEDKRGLTGEVKSRTFTYIKPLNASIGPKQTKCIVTEQLESIDLDKSVNVLCSTQNPDVPSGNIFVVKTKYCLTWGENNGTRVQINCTIEWSGKSWLKGPIEKGANEGQTQYCKDLFASLRAAISSRPRSSTLGIAAGARGKKRGRKAKSALASNQASDVESVAKVSVKESWGLLEPVRPFLGPVFDIIRPILTGNVVYGLLVGLLVASWFGFGTRQGPVPYGRDIGFANYPQRIAAYEEMWSREESELWEWIEERAGLDRLNGGSMPAPRKRTVDPRTVEEKLREERMAERELREAIRVTEEHLQVLKSVVNRKERGEKATSD
- a CDS encoding hypothetical protein (EggNog:ENOG503NVZJ), encoding MMESAALTKAHDHARAASIATQTSDTTVAVTEHAQAAGEFANAAKGTTSIEALRMLSLLEQHHKRLSELLKLPLGLPSQNSIDSDIAEADEKDSTDHDDVKTATSSKASAAAPGSAHATKPIPTLSHQRYPGRNLSSSIANNLASARGIRSKYPSQPLTPSVSNDQAPGSLEVYPRREGSTRGSKTPDSLDHSRKPGWVPPVIAEHASHEPNKVEQNTGSSTPSEEGFSRFYSTFGTLINRLSAPLAFAGLPLISEESSVTSDRTSPVRPPEPTPPRKRQWTAHPQTTTTATTETDLKKIYSRAALRSLPRDPSAADSFYFVPTSGHTVSYASILHHETKERRRLAASIHRDPNSLEDDDEDDFVDAQEIQIPPQLGSRRPPSLLSSHSGKSRATNEKDHLKNVVEELQLENASLKDALDRVSKRLHAFELNSQSSHLALAQSLRLQRPGSPMSASSGGGYGHLPPGGGSGEEVALKKRNAELEEQLAELTKRMVAREKDYDRLEQTVEKYRDRWEKLKAGAKARREAQSGPSTAGAGTAGDRGEGAVNVSKR
- the MTR10 gene encoding Nuclear import receptor (EggNog:ENOG503NUD3; BUSCO:EOG09260Z5E; COG:U), which produces MASNGVEDAFAVGSVLQAMLTMRSGDNDKKKQAADYLAKFQKSKAAWTTTISILQSSTEAEAQLFAATTLKGKITYDLATQVSEGDLPALRSQILLLLKKYAPGPKPVRVQLCVCLAILAIQMQTWKDVLPTVVSTLGNDVTSHACILDFLRVLPEEVTEGRKITLSEEELSQRTSELLGDNAEQVVQLLINYAQSSPAAATNPQLFDCISSWLREVPVGVVVSSPLMSAVLHGVANDNSLLAAADCLTVICRETKEVDDNRDTIALLLPRLLELRPRIQALVDEDDTEGFKAITRVFAEAGESWALLVARDPQHFRPIVDCLLECCARDKEKDVLHYTFNFWYELKQYLTLDHYMEARVQLVDVFAQLVDILLKQLEYPASDDPNNVDLFDGDREQEEKFREFRHHMGDTLKDSCEVMGVSACLTKVYDAIKLWQEKFGGLATPTSVPHWQSLEAPLFAMRAMGRMVDNGDSSVLPQIFPLLVQIPVSNEKLRFAAIMVFGRYTEWTAAHPEFLESQFQYIVSSFQADSQEILRAAAQSFKYFCTDCKTLLSPQVIQLQAFYDGILDKLPMPSKEEVTEGVAVVLGVQKPEEIYRLLKLYCDPLINRLMVKANQATDEKSKVDLADHINLLTNFAQYVVPYIPSDQENPAVKYWQEVFPILSTILDNFITFIPICERVCRCWRNMVISYRTAITPLLGPLANKLAEGFAASKQGCFLWATSAVLREFSEDREHVEDGITNDIYVFFEAQATNVLRTMSDIKPIDLPDVIEDFYRLLIDALLYYPTKLIPSPLFTPIFQAAISALSLEKQEPVSAALHYIRDLLTYGGPNPATSSDALGTAGAQLRQIVKQLLLEQGGALIKQTMAGMMFTFPSDCFADGSGVLLHMFQLLPQETAAWVESTIRMLPAGTVTPVEANRLLSKIKEKLSGSDSDRRQIRILMQDFTNTYRRRYVAPRDGLGQLEATQFHFSG